A portion of the Paenibacillus sp. PvR098 genome contains these proteins:
- a CDS encoding TerC family protein — protein sequence MIEWIVLFLQIMLINIVLSGDNAVVIALASKKLPLEERKKAIWWGTFGAIGIRIILTLAAVYVLQVPYIQTAGSVLLLWIAIKLMMDEEDHSNVKEASTLGKAIWTIIVADFVMSLDNVLAIAAKAEGEIGIIILGIAMSVPIIVWGSTLVVNLLKKFPVLVFVGAGILGYTAGEMFMADHQVSSWLLGNISHYVLPVITTLIVIGSGLLKKFVLTPRSS from the coding sequence TTGATTGAATGGATCGTGCTTTTTCTGCAAATTATGCTGATTAACATCGTGCTCAGTGGGGATAATGCGGTGGTCATTGCGCTTGCCAGTAAAAAGCTTCCGCTGGAAGAACGAAAAAAAGCCATTTGGTGGGGTACCTTCGGAGCGATAGGCATACGCATCATATTGACCCTCGCTGCAGTATACGTTCTTCAGGTACCTTACATCCAAACCGCAGGCTCGGTTCTGCTGCTGTGGATCGCGATCAAGCTGATGATGGACGAGGAAGACCACTCCAACGTTAAAGAAGCCTCGACACTGGGCAAGGCAATTTGGACCATTATTGTAGCGGATTTCGTCATGAGTCTTGATAATGTACTAGCTATTGCGGCTAAGGCGGAAGGCGAAATCGGTATTATTATTCTCGGTATCGCAATGAGCGTTCCCATTATTGTCTGGGGTAGTACGCTTGTGGTGAATTTGCTTAAAAAATTCCCTGTGCTTGTTTTTGTGGGAGCGGGGATCCTGGGTTATACCGCGGGTGAAATGTTTATGGCGGACCATCAGGTATCCAGTTGGCTGCTCGGGAATATATCCCATTATGTTTTGCCTGTCATTACGACGCTCATTGTTATCGGATCCGGACTTTTGAAAAAATTTGTGTTAACGCCAAGGTCTTCCTGA
- the thiI gene encoding tRNA uracil 4-sulfurtransferase ThiI — MIRPQQAILRLGELTLKGRNRHRFEKTIFEQVKRTLRSFETITYQKEFGRIILHLNGVDYEELAPFLQKVLGLASFSPIYTTSLELERIQDTAFKVMESLQPFPQTYKVSVRRINKSFPYDSQEMNRLVGGYVLRAFPDLKVDVHRPEAELRVELREQQALLYCRVDGGAGGFPLGSNGKAMLMLSGGIDSPVAGYLALRQGLKLEAVHFHSYPYTNEKSQQKVMDLLKKLSAYAGPVKLHMVSFTSVQTKIHGAYNKNLLITLLRRAMLRITEKLAEENRAGAIVTGESLGQVASQTLSSMNTIGRAVSLPMIRPLVCMEKREIIQVAEAIDTFQISILPHEDCCTLFLPPSPSTNPNLKVVESIESKLEWLQDEIEEAVRNTQTIWIDDKEIKEDKFSSFF, encoded by the coding sequence ATGATTAGACCACAGCAAGCCATTCTACGGCTAGGGGAATTGACATTAAAGGGGCGCAATCGGCACCGCTTTGAGAAGACAATATTCGAACAAGTCAAACGTACGCTACGTTCTTTTGAGACTATAACGTATCAGAAGGAATTCGGGAGAATCATATTGCACTTAAACGGTGTGGACTATGAAGAATTGGCGCCATTTTTGCAAAAAGTGTTAGGCTTGGCGTCGTTCAGCCCGATTTATACCACCTCCTTGGAGTTGGAACGTATACAAGATACGGCTTTTAAAGTTATGGAGTCATTACAACCCTTCCCGCAAACATATAAAGTAAGTGTACGAAGAATAAATAAAAGCTTTCCTTACGATTCCCAAGAAATGAACCGTTTGGTAGGGGGGTATGTATTAAGGGCATTTCCTGATTTAAAGGTGGACGTGCACCGGCCGGAAGCCGAACTCAGAGTAGAGCTTCGCGAACAGCAAGCGCTGCTGTACTGCCGGGTAGATGGAGGGGCCGGAGGCTTTCCGCTCGGTTCCAATGGGAAGGCGATGCTGATGCTCTCCGGCGGAATTGACAGCCCGGTCGCGGGTTACCTAGCGCTAAGACAAGGCCTTAAACTGGAGGCCGTACATTTTCACAGCTATCCCTATACGAATGAAAAATCGCAGCAAAAAGTGATGGATCTGCTAAAAAAGCTGTCTGCTTACGCCGGTCCCGTGAAGCTCCATATGGTCTCCTTCACATCGGTACAGACTAAAATCCATGGGGCGTACAATAAGAATCTGCTGATTACATTGCTTCGCCGCGCGATGCTCCGCATTACGGAAAAGCTGGCGGAAGAGAATAGGGCCGGAGCGATTGTAACGGGAGAGAGTCTCGGGCAGGTGGCAAGTCAAACGCTGTCCAGTATGAACACCATCGGACGAGCGGTAAGCTTACCGATGATCCGCCCTCTGGTATGCATGGAGAAGCGGGAAATTATACAAGTGGCTGAAGCCATAGATACATTCCAGATTTCGATCCTACCCCATGAGGATTGCTGTACGTTGTTTCTACCGCCAAGCCCCAGTACAAACCCGAATCTCAAAGTGGTGGAGAGCATTGAAAGCAAGTTGGAGTGGCTTCAGGACGAGATCGAGGAAGCTGTTCGAAACACACAAACCATCTGGATTGACGATAAAGAGATCAAGGAAGACAAATTCTCTTCCTTTTTCTAA
- a CDS encoding cysteine desulfurase family protein, whose translation MLYMDYAATTPMYEEVIDTMTEVMRKFYGNPSSLHAMGADAEQLVARARQTIAAMLKCAPGEIRFTSGGTESNNLAIRGAAGRYRHRGNHLITSMVEHASVYETFRRLEAEGYQVTYLPVDETGQIRLNDLKKALKDETILVSVMHVNNEMGRIQPMEQIGQLLRERPKTLFHVDAVQSVGKLPVIPERLGADLLTCAAHKLRGPKGIGFLYCRRGVELEPLLHGGGQEEGFRSGTENVPAIVGMAKAVRMAMDEQQAFAEHTAGLRKELVRCISTIPELVLSGSKQPEDMAPHIVHFSYPGMKSEVLVHALEQRGVCVSARSACSSGAEKPSRVLLAMGASHAAAVSGIRLSYSLQQTHEDALRFCSALQEVVAELKPAASQKGRRNS comes from the coding sequence TTGCTTTATATGGATTATGCGGCGACAACGCCGATGTACGAAGAAGTGATTGACACGATGACGGAAGTGATGAGAAAGTTCTATGGCAATCCGTCTTCTTTGCATGCCATGGGAGCTGATGCGGAGCAGCTTGTAGCCCGAGCACGGCAAACCATTGCTGCTATGCTAAAGTGTGCTCCTGGAGAAATCCGCTTCACATCAGGCGGGACGGAGAGTAATAATTTGGCCATTCGCGGCGCGGCAGGACGGTACCGGCACAGGGGAAACCATCTGATTACCTCCATGGTCGAGCATGCATCTGTGTATGAAACCTTTCGCAGGCTGGAGGCAGAAGGCTATCAGGTCACCTACCTGCCGGTGGATGAAACGGGGCAAATCCGCCTAAATGATTTAAAAAAGGCACTGAAGGATGAAACGATTCTTGTTAGCGTAATGCATGTAAATAACGAGATGGGACGGATTCAGCCCATGGAGCAAATCGGCCAATTGCTTCGGGAGAGGCCCAAAACGCTTTTTCATGTCGATGCAGTGCAGTCCGTAGGTAAACTGCCGGTCATTCCCGAGCGGCTTGGGGCCGATTTATTGACTTGTGCAGCACATAAGCTGCGGGGTCCTAAAGGTATTGGCTTTCTGTATTGCCGTCGGGGTGTGGAGCTGGAGCCGCTGTTGCACGGAGGCGGGCAGGAGGAAGGCTTTCGCTCAGGCACGGAGAATGTTCCTGCGATCGTGGGAATGGCCAAAGCAGTTCGGATGGCGATGGACGAGCAGCAAGCCTTCGCTGAGCATACGGCTGGCTTGAGGAAAGAACTTGTTCGTTGTATTTCTACTATACCGGAGCTGGTACTCAGCGGCTCGAAGCAGCCGGAAGACATGGCCCCGCATATCGTTCATTTTTCGTATCCCGGCATGAAATCGGAAGTGCTTGTACATGCTCTAGAGCAGCGGGGCGTCTGCGTCTCGGCCCGATCGGCATGCTCTTCCGGAGCGGAGAAGCCGAGCCGGGTGCTGTTGGCCATGGGGGCTAGCCATGCGGCGGCGGTAAGCGGCATACGACTCAGTTATTCGCTTCAGCAGACACATGAGGACGCGCTGAGGTTTTGTTCTGCGCTGCAGGAAGTGGTCGCCGAGCTGAAGCCGGCCGCTTCACAGAAAGGAAGGAGAAACTCATGA
- the typA gene encoding translational GTPase TypA — MHSRDKIRNIAIIAHVDHGKTTLVDKLLQQSGTYRDNEAVQERAMDSNDLERERGITILAKNTAINYKDYLINIVDTPGHADFGGEVERIMKMVDGVLLVVDAFEGTMPQTKFVLRKALEQHLTPIVVVNKIDRPNARPAEVVDEVLDLFIELGADDDQLDFPVAYASALMGTSSIDPERQDENMQALYETIVQHIPHPTEAVDQPLQFLVTLMDYNEYLGRIAVGRVNRGTVRQGQPIAVINREGQIKQARVEKLFGFQGLKRLEIEEAGAGDIVAIAGIKDINIGETLADPANPEALPVLKIDEPTLQMTFLVNNSPFAGREGKWITSRKLRERLFKELETDVSLRVDETDSPDAFVVAGRGELHLGILIENMRREGFELQVSKPEVIIKDIDGQRMEPIERLIIDVPEESMGSVMESLGTRKAEMVNMINNGSGNVRLEFLIPARGLIGYRTYFLTLTRGYGVMNHAFDSYGPYAGSGVGGRHEGVLVSSETGVTTFYGMMSVEDRGTLFLEPGTEVYEGMIVGEHTRDNDIIVNICKEKQLTNVRSATKDDTVKMKTPRLYSLEQALEYLNDDEYCEITPKSIRLRKKILNKNERERAEKHRKMAEAGV; from the coding sequence ATGCATTCAAGAGACAAGATAAGAAATATTGCCATCATTGCTCACGTTGATCATGGCAAAACGACGCTGGTAGATAAGCTGCTTCAACAATCCGGAACGTACCGCGATAACGAAGCAGTTCAGGAACGTGCCATGGACTCCAATGATTTGGAGCGTGAGCGGGGCATTACGATATTGGCGAAAAACACGGCCATTAATTACAAAGACTATTTGATTAATATCGTGGATACGCCAGGCCATGCCGACTTCGGCGGTGAAGTAGAGCGAATTATGAAAATGGTTGACGGCGTTCTGCTTGTTGTAGATGCCTTCGAAGGTACCATGCCGCAAACGAAATTCGTTTTGCGCAAAGCACTCGAGCAGCATTTGACTCCGATTGTCGTCGTGAACAAGATCGACCGTCCGAATGCCCGTCCTGCCGAAGTAGTGGACGAGGTGCTTGATTTGTTTATCGAGCTTGGCGCCGATGACGACCAATTGGACTTCCCTGTCGCATACGCTTCTGCGTTGATGGGAACCTCCAGCATCGACCCGGAACGTCAGGACGAGAACATGCAGGCGCTCTATGAGACCATTGTCCAGCATATTCCACATCCGACGGAAGCTGTGGACCAGCCGCTGCAGTTCCTCGTTACATTGATGGATTATAACGAATATTTAGGCCGGATTGCCGTCGGTCGTGTGAATCGCGGTACCGTGCGCCAAGGCCAACCGATCGCTGTTATCAACCGTGAAGGGCAGATCAAGCAAGCTCGCGTTGAGAAGCTGTTCGGATTCCAAGGCTTGAAGCGTTTGGAGATTGAAGAAGCGGGGGCGGGCGATATCGTTGCTATCGCCGGTATTAAAGATATCAATATCGGAGAAACGTTGGCAGATCCGGCTAATCCTGAAGCGCTGCCGGTGCTCAAGATTGATGAGCCTACGCTGCAAATGACGTTCCTCGTGAACAACAGCCCGTTTGCTGGACGGGAAGGCAAATGGATAACGTCCAGAAAGCTGCGGGAGCGTCTGTTTAAAGAATTGGAAACGGATGTAAGTCTTCGCGTGGATGAGACGGACAGCCCTGATGCTTTCGTCGTAGCCGGACGCGGTGAACTGCATCTTGGAATTTTGATTGAAAATATGCGCCGTGAAGGCTTTGAGCTACAAGTATCCAAACCGGAGGTTATTATTAAGGATATAGACGGACAAAGAATGGAGCCGATCGAGCGCCTCATTATCGACGTTCCGGAAGAGAGCATGGGCTCGGTCATGGAGAGTTTGGGCACCCGCAAAGCGGAAATGGTCAATATGATCAACAACGGGTCGGGGAATGTACGTCTCGAATTCCTTATTCCTGCGCGTGGTCTGATTGGCTACCGGACTTATTTCTTGACGTTGACTCGCGGTTACGGAGTTATGAACCATGCGTTCGACAGCTATGGTCCTTATGCGGGCAGCGGAGTTGGTGGTCGTCACGAAGGCGTATTGGTTTCCAGTGAGACGGGTGTTACGACGTTCTACGGCATGATGTCGGTAGAAGACCGTGGTACGTTATTCCTTGAACCGGGAACCGAAGTTTACGAAGGAATGATCGTTGGAGAGCATACCCGCGACAATGACATCATCGTTAACATTTGCAAAGAGAAGCAGTTGACCAACGTACGCTCTGCTACGAAGGATGACACCGTGAAGATGAAGACGCCGCGGCTCTACTCCCTTGAGCAGGCGCTCGAATATTTGAACGACGATGAATACTGTGAAATTACACCGAAATCCATCCGCTTGCGGAAGAAAATTTTGAACAAAAACGAACGTGAGCGCGCTGAAAAGCACCGCAAAATGGCGGAAGCTGGCGTGTAA
- a CDS encoding YlaH-like family protein: protein MTEWFRAHPYITWILIFVLITYVYNKVFRVRKLPILKDAIIYLMLALGSGMLLFFQLAGLPIVPSLSLAVALMFMVRIRYFVQERNEKKE, encoded by the coding sequence ATGACCGAATGGTTTCGCGCGCATCCTTACATCACTTGGATTTTGATTTTTGTTCTTATCACTTACGTGTATAATAAAGTGTTTCGGGTACGGAAGCTACCGATCCTAAAAGACGCCATCATCTACTTGATGCTCGCGTTAGGCTCCGGCATGCTGCTTTTCTTTCAATTAGCGGGTCTGCCGATTGTGCCGAGCTTATCTCTCGCCGTGGCATTGATGTTCATGGTCAGAATCCGTTACTTCGTTCAAGAGCGAAACGAAAAAAAGGAGTAG